Proteins found in one Physeter macrocephalus isolate SW-GA chromosome 17, ASM283717v5, whole genome shotgun sequence genomic segment:
- the LOC129391401 gene encoding zinc finger protein 850-like translates to MCGPVLRNVFHLAECQETQHSQKLLRCGACTKRFCFSANFQQHQEQHVEKKTLRSSVDEASFVKSCRFHVSQKPLCCGEFEKDFPTIVGHLQQQATHTVEKPNTVTQCGSTSQGRKSRHTWGECKKALSPKHTLVQDHGVHSGRQCFVCSECGKAFKYKSSFVLHQRIHTGKKLHVCGECEKSFRQSSTLCQHRRIHTGARQYKCSKCGKSLSHKSVLIYPHPWRSGENSYVCSECSKSFSHSSVFIPHRRFQIGERPYKCSDCVKSFTSMSALSYHQRSHTGERPYVCSDCGKSFISSSDLRYHQRVHSGERPHECSECGKSFITRTALRYHHRVHTGERPYECSECGKSFTRKNNLIIHLRVHSGERPYECNECGKSFTFSSSLRYHHRVHTGERPYECSECGKSFNNRWTLIRHRRIHTGEKPYACNKCGKSFSCSSTLQYHERGHLGERPYGCDECGKSFTTSSALRYHQRIHTGERPYECSECGKSFISRSDLQYHQRVHSGERPYECSECGKSFIRRNNLLLHQRVHTGERPYNCSECGKSFNNRWTLIQHQRVHTGEKPYVCSECGKSFTSSSTLCYHQRVHAGKRPYECSECGKSFTSSSTLRYHQRVHTGERPYECSECGKSFTFSASLRYHHRVHTGERPYECSECGKSFKDRSQFNKHRRAHTGERPYECGECGKSFSQKSSLSTHRKIHNRERSYECSACGKSFTSISGLGYHQRVHRGEKPYQCNECGKSFTNSSILIRHQRVHTGERPYVCSECGKSFTSSATLSYHQRVHAGKRPYECSKCGKSFTSSSTLRYHQRVHAGDRPYECSECGKSFISSSKLRYHQRVHTGERPYVCSECGKSFRDSSQFSQHRRGHTGERPYECRECGKFFMRKSTLSQHQRVHTRERP, encoded by the coding sequence ATGTGTGGTCCAGTCTTGAGAAACGTTTTCCACTTGGCTGAGTGCCAGGAAACACAACACAGCCAGAAACTTTTGAGGTGTGGAGCATGTACAAAACGATTTTGTTTTAGTGCAAACTTTCAGCAGCACCAAGAGCAGCACgtggaaaagaaaaccctcagaagcAGTGTGGATGAGGCCTCGTTTGTGAAGAGCTGCAGATTCCATGTGTCACAGAAGCCATTGTGCTGTGGGGAGTTTGAAAAGGACTTCCCAACCATCGTGGGACATCTACAGCAACAGGCCACTCATACTGTGGAGAAGCCAAACACAGTCACCCAGTGTGGGTCAACTTCACAAGGCAGGAAAAGCCGTCACACCTGGGGAGAATGCAAGAAAGCCCTCAGCCCCAAACACACACTTGTTCAGGACCATGGTGTCCACAGTGGAAGACAGTGTTTtgtgtgcagtgaatgtgggaaagcattCAAATACAAATCCTCATTTGTTCTGcaccagagaattcacactggaaaAAAGCTTCATGTATGTGGTGAATGTGAAAAATCTTTTAGGCAAAGCTCAACCCTCTGTCAACATCGAAGAATTCATACTGGGGCAAGGCAGTACAAGTGCAGCAAATGTGGGAAATCCTTAAGCCACAAATCTGTCCTCATTTATCCCCATCCATGGCGCAGTGGAGAAAACAGTTATGTGTGCAGTGAATGTTCGAAGTCTTTTAGCCATAGCTCAGTGTTCATTCCACATAGGAGATTTCAAATTGGAGAAAGGCCTTATAAGTGTAGTGACTGTGTGAAATCTTTTACTTCTATGTCTGCACTCAGTTATCATCAGAGATCTCACACAGGAGAACGACCTTATGTGTGCAGTGATTGTGGGAAATCTTTTATCTCTAGTTCTGACCTCCGTTACCATCAGAGAGTTCATTCTGGAGAAAGGCCtcatgagtgcagtgaatgtgggaaatcttttatcACTCGTACTGCTCTCCGTTATCATCAcagagttcacactggagaaagaccTTACGAGTGTAGTGAATGTGGGAAGTCCTTTACCCGAAAAAATAACCTAATTATACACCTAAGAGTGCACtcaggagaaaggccttatgaatgtaatgaatgtgggaaatcttttaccTTTAGCTCCAGCCTTCGTTATCATCACAGAGTACACACTGGAGAAAgaccttatgagtgcagtgaatgtgggaaatcttttaaCAATAGGTGGACACTCATTCGACACCGGAGAATTCACACAGGAGAAAAGCCTTATGCGTGCAAtaaatgtgggaaatctttttcTTGTAGCTCCACCCTTCAGTATCATGAACGAGGTCACCTTGGGGAAAGGCCTTATGGGTGCGATGAATGTGGGAAGTCTTTTACCACTAGCTCTGCCCTCCGTtatcatcagagaattcacacaggagaaaggccttatgagtgcagtgaatgtgggaaatcttttatcTCTAGGTCTGACCTCCAATATCATCAGAGAGTTCAttctggagaaaggccttatgagtgtagtgaatgtgggaaatcctttatCCGAAGAAATAACCTCCTTTTACACCAGAGagttcacacaggagaaaggccttACAACtgtagtgaatgtgggaaatcttttaaCAATAGGTGGACACTCATTCAACACCAGAGAGTTCACACAGGAGAAAAGCCTTAtgtgtgcagtgaatgtgggaaatcctttacCTCCAGCTCCACCCTCTGTTATCATCAGAGAGTTCATGCAGGAAAAAGGCCTTatgaatgcagtgaatgtgggaaatcttttaccTCTAGTTCTACCCTCCGTtatcatcagagagttcacacaggagaaaggccttatgaatgcagtgaatgtgggaaatcttttactTTTAGTGCCAGCCTCCGTTATCATCACAGAGtgcacactggagaaaggccttatgagtgcagtgaatgtgggaagtcCTTTAAGGATAGATCACAATTCAATAAACACCGGAGAGCTCACACTGGAGAAAGACCTTATGAGTGtggtgaatgtgggaaatcttttagCCAAAAATCTTCCCTCTCAACACACCGGAAAATTCATAATAGAGAACGGTCTTATGAGTGTAGTGCATGTGGGAAGTCTTTTACCTCTATCTCTGGCCTTGGTtatcatcagagagttcacagGGGAGAAAAGCCTTATCAGTGCAATGAGTGTGGGAAATCTTTTACCAATAGCTCCATACTGATTCGACACCAGAGAGTTCACACAGGAGAGAGACCTTATGTGTGCAGTGAGTGTGGGAAATCTTTTACTAGTAGTGCCACCCTCTCTTATCATCAGAGAGTTCATGCAGGcaaaaggccttatgagtgcagcaaatgtgggaaatcttttaccTCTAGTTCCACCCTTCGTTATCATCAGAGAGTTCACGCAGGAGataggccttatgagtgcagtgagtGTGGGAAATCCTTTATCTCTAGCTCTAAACTCCGCTACCATCAGAGAGTTCACACGGGAGAAAGGCCTTATGTGTGCAGTGAGTGTGGGAAATCCTTTAGGGATAGTTCCCAATTTAGTCAACACCGGAGAggtcacactggagaaaggccatATGAGTGTAGAGAATGTGGGAAATTTTTTATGCGAAAATCTACCCTTTCTCaacatcagagagttcacactAGAGAAAGGCCTTAG